A portion of the Desulfovibrio legallii genome contains these proteins:
- a CDS encoding glycine zipper domain-containing protein: MKKFLMIGLLAAVVASGLGCTNMSKTQQGVASGAALGALGGAGVAAIAGGSAGWGALTGAGVGALAGGIIGHEQSKNKGW, from the coding sequence ATGAAAAAATTCCTGATGATCGGCCTTCTGGCCGCAGTGGTGGCCAGCGGCCTCGGCTGCACCAACATGAGCAAAACCCAGCAGGGCGTGGCCAGCGGCGCGGCCCTGGGCGCTCTGGGCGGCGCAGGCGTGGCCGCCATAGCCGGCGGCTCCGCAGGTTGGGGCGCGCTGACCGGCGCGGGCGTGGGTGCCTTGGCCGGCGGCATTATCGGCCACGAGCAAAGCAAGAACAAAGGCTGGTAA
- the carA gene encoding glutamine-hydrolyzing carbamoyl-phosphate synthase small subunit yields MKALLVLEDGFTLEGKSFTGDFETGGEVIFTTGMTGYQEVLTDPSYYGQMVCMTYPLIGNYGICPEDMESARVHCAAFLVKECCRQPSSWRAAMSLPAFLQRYETPGMEGLDTRALTRHLRLHGAMRGVISTREQNPRILQERARALPTMKGRNLVPFVAARTPYAWIDNAPQDVSLDENGAYAWRGTGLPLLVYDYGIKWNILRCLCAAGFEPLAVPPDFSAAQAKASGAQGVFLSNGPGDPATLTSEIALVRELIDMFPVTGICLGHQLIGHALGGCTDKLKFGHHGCNHPVKDLTTGRIEISSQNHGFHVVLDGVPDVEATHVNLNDNTLEGLRHVKLPVMSVQYHPEAAAGPHDGRYLFARFKDMIAAAVNA; encoded by the coding sequence ATGAAAGCATTGCTGGTGCTGGAAGACGGCTTTACGTTGGAAGGCAAATCCTTTACCGGCGACTTTGAAACCGGCGGCGAAGTCATCTTCACCACGGGCATGACAGGCTATCAGGAGGTGCTCACTGACCCCTCCTACTACGGGCAGATGGTCTGCATGACCTATCCGCTCATCGGCAACTACGGCATCTGCCCGGAAGACATGGAATCCGCCCGGGTGCACTGCGCCGCCTTTCTGGTCAAGGAATGCTGCAGGCAGCCTTCCAGCTGGCGGGCCGCCATGTCTTTGCCCGCCTTTCTCCAGCGCTATGAAACCCCAGGCATGGAAGGGCTGGACACCCGCGCCCTGACCCGCCACCTGCGCCTGCACGGGGCCATGCGCGGCGTCATCTCCACCAGGGAGCAGAACCCCCGCATCCTGCAGGAACGCGCCCGCGCCCTGCCCACCATGAAGGGCCGCAACCTGGTGCCCTTTGTGGCCGCCCGCACGCCCTACGCCTGGATCGACAACGCCCCGCAGGACGTCAGCCTGGACGAAAACGGCGCGTATGCCTGGCGCGGCACGGGCCTGCCCCTGCTGGTCTATGACTACGGCATCAAGTGGAACATCCTGCGCTGCCTCTGCGCGGCGGGCTTCGAGCCCCTGGCCGTGCCTCCGGATTTCAGCGCGGCGCAGGCCAAGGCCAGTGGGGCCCAGGGCGTGTTCCTCTCCAACGGCCCTGGCGATCCGGCCACCCTGACCAGCGAAATCGCCCTGGTGCGCGAGCTTATAGACATGTTCCCGGTCACGGGCATCTGCCTCGGCCACCAGCTCATCGGCCACGCCCTGGGCGGCTGCACGGACAAGCTCAAGTTCGGCCACCACGGCTGCAACCACCCGGTCAAAGACCTGACCACCGGACGCATTGAAATCTCGTCGCAGAACCACGGCTTCCATGTGGTGCTGGACGGCGTGCCCGATGTGGAGGCCACCCACGTCAACCTCAACGACAACACCCTGGAAGGGCTGCGCCACGTCAAGCTGCCCGTCATGAGCGTGCAGTACCATCCCGAAGCCGCGGCGGGCCCCCACGACGGGCGCTACCTTTTTGCGCGGTTTAAGGATATGATTGCCGCAGCCGTCAACGCCTGA